GCCTATAGTGCCTATATTGACCCCTCTCTAACATTTATTATTGTAAGTTGTATTATTTGGGAGCCTATACAATTATTTACAAATTCTATAGGACAGTTGATTGATAGCAAGCCTAATGCGATTGATGAATATGCTTTATTACAAGATATTATGGCACAAGCCGAATTGCTGAATATTAAGATCAATAAAAGCAAATTGGATATTCGACAAGCTGGCAGAGCACTGTTTATCTATTTTTTTTATTTACCGAATCAAATAGAAAATGAGCAGAAAATTTATGAGTTTTCGCGTTTATCTGCACGAATTGTACAGCAAAAATATATAGATTTTATTGTCCATTTTCAGGGCATACCAACGGACTTTAAAAATGAGGATAAACCTTGAAAGGTTCGCCGATTTTATTTTAAATTCATTCTTTTCTTGTCGCGTGGTTATGTCGTTGCATGAGGATGAGAATCGATAATTATTCTAAATGAAAACAGGAGCAGATAGCCGCTTTATAAAAACTTATGATATACTCCAAAGCCTTAAGAATTCTTAACAAGCTTTAAAGTTTAGTATGGTCATGAGGTATAACATGAACGTAGAAAGCGTTTACCCAAAAGTTAGGGAAATCATTGCTGATGTATTGGTTATTGATGAAGAAGAAATATCATTAAATAGTCGTTTGATTAGCGACCTGGGCGCTGAATCCATCGATTTCCTTGATTTGGTATTTCAATTGGAAAAGGAATTTGACATAAAAATTCCGCGCGGGCAGCTTGAAAAAAATGCTCGTGGTAATTTGGCTGAAGATGAATTTGAAAAGGGCGGCGTGCTAACAGAAAAAGGAGTAAGTGCGCTCAAGGATTACTTGAGTGAAGTCCCGGCCGAATATTTTAAAGCCAATATGAAAGTTAATGAAATTCCTACTCTCTTTACAGTAGAAACGTTTTGCAAGCTTATTGTTGCTGCTGTGAAAGAACAGAAAGTATCTGAAACTGTGGTCTGATGCGGTTTTTATTTGTTGACAGAATCATGCAGTTATCCCCTGGCGAGATGGTAAAGGGGATAAAGTATATTGCGCATGATGAGCATTATCTATGCCGTGATCCACTGGGCCGGTTATGTTTTATTCCTTCTCTAATTGGCGAGACCTTAGGTCAATTGGCAGCCTGGAATGTCATGGTGTGTAATAATTTTACACACAGACCCGTGGCGGGCATTGTGGGCAGTGCTCATGTGCATCGTCCAGTGTATGTTGGGGAAACCATTTTACTCGAGTCATTTATTGATTCTCTGGATGATGCGGCTGTACGTTATCACAGCATTGCCCGTGTTGGCGATGAAATTGTGTTTCATATTGAAGATGCGTTAGGGCCTTTATTGCCTATGGCGGAGTTTATTGAGCCCACTGAGGTGCGGCAGCAGTTTGCTGAAATTAATCACCCTGGTGAGTGGTCACTGTCGAATATAAGCCAAATGATAGCAAATCGTCCACCCAATATCAGTAGCGGACATATAGCACCTCTTGAGTTTGACCATCTGATTAATTGTCAGCCTGGACAGTCCATTACAGCGGAAAAAAAATAAGTTGCGAAGCACCTTATTTTCCTGATCATTTCCCGAATAAACCGGTTTTGCCCATGACGATTTTGCTGGAGTGCAAGCTAAATTTAGCGCGCCTGTTTTTGGAAAAGTCACAGTGGGTAGACAAATATCAAATTCGAGAGTTACGCAAAATCAAAATGAATGAGTTTGTTTATCCTGGTGATGTGTTGCTTTGCCATCTTAAAGTAAAACAGCAGCAAGAAGATGAGTTGATCTTAAGTTATCGTAGCGAAGTAGATGGCAGACGAGTGTGTGTTTTAGACGTGGTGATGACCGCGAAAGGTGTTCTATGAAAAAACGACGTGTCGCAGTAACTGGATTAGGGGTAGTTTCTCCTTTAGGCCATGACGTTCAATCAACATGGTCTAATCTATTAGCCGGTTGTTCGGGGATTGATGAAATCAAGCAATTTGATGCTAGCGCATTTCCGACTAAAATTGCTGCCGAAGTGAAAAACTATAGTCCACCATCTGCACATTTTGGCAAACATAGACGATTTGCCATGCCGTTTACTTATTACGCCTTAGATGCTGCATGGCAGGCTTTTGAAGACGCTGGCATCAGACCTAATGAACAAACTGCTCGGCGGTGGGGGGTTGTTACTGGCAGTGGCATGATGACGGCTGAGTTTGAATATTTACTTCGTTTCCAACAGACTTGTGCGTTACAGGGAGAAATCGATTGGCAAGCTTTACAAAATAATAGCAATAGCTTTTATGAGTTGGTCGATTTTGGCAAAACGACTTCGAACTCCGGGCTGTCTCTTTTAATTCAACAATTTGGAATTTCTGGTTTCGCAAGTTCAGTGCATACGGCATGTGCTTCTGGTGGTCAGGCTTTGGGTTTGGCGATGCAAGCCATTCGTCGTGGTGATGCGGATTTCATGCTTGCAGGTGGTTTTGATTCTATGATTAACCCTTTGGGTTTATCCAGTTTTTGCCTCTTGGGTGCTTTGTCGACTTACAACGATGTACCAAAAACGGCAAGCCGTCCTTTTGATGCGACCAGAAACGGATTTGTTTTAGGAGAAGGAGCTGCATTTTTAATTTTGGAAGCTTGGGAAAAAGCCAAAGCTCGTGGGGCGCATATTTACGCCGAATTAGCAGGCGAAGGCAATACGTTAAGCTCTTATCGTATCACCGATTCTCATCCGAATGGGGATGGTGCTATTCAAGCCATGCAACAAGCCCTCCGTGATGCAGGGATTAAACATTCTGATGTTGATTACATTAATGCTCATGGCACTTCGACTAAAATGAATGATTTAAGCGAAACCAATGCGATTAAGGCGGTTTTTACTACGAATGCATATCAATTACCAATTAGTTCTACAAAAGGTCAAACCGGGCATTTGATTGCTGCAGCGGGTGCCTTGGAAGCAGTATTATCAGTTTTATCCATTCGGCATGCAAAAATTCCGGGAACAGCAAATTTGACGGTTCCAGATCCGGAATGTGATTTGGATTATGTCGTGGAAGGACCAAGAGAAAAATCAGTAGGTGCGGTGCTGTCCAATTCATTTGGATTTGGAGGTTCCAATAGCAGTTTATTATTCAAACATCCAGAATTCGAAGGGGCCAGTGCATGAGTAACAAAAAACGTGTTTTTATCACTGGTTTAAGTGCTTTAACGGCTTGCGGTCACACGGCGGATGATACTTGGGCTGCTGTGTTAGCCGGTGAGAATGGTTTGGACGAAATTAAGCATTGGGATTTGTCTTCATGGACTCATCGTTTAGGTGGTGAGTTAAAGGAATTTCAGCCGGCGAAAATGCTTCCTGACCGAAAATTGATGAAAGTTATTTCACGTCAAGATGCCATGGGTATTTGTGCGGCGGTTCAGGCCGTTGAGCATAGCCGTCTGCTTCCCTATCGAGACACCCTGGATTCAGCGGTTTCATTCAATGATGAAACTGGGGTGTATGTTGGTTCACCAGGTAATAAATATTATCAACAATATGATTTTTTACCACTGACTTACAAAACCGGTGGTGACATGAAGGAATTTGCTTCTCAGCTGTTCAGTGAAGTTCATCCTATGTGGCTATTGCGTATTTTGCCAAATAATGTCTTGGCTTACACTGGAATTACTTATGGTTTTAAAGGTGCAAATCATAATATTACCAATCACGCGGTTGGCGGCATGCAAGCCATTATTGAAGCGTACCATGCTATTCAAAGCGGGCAGGTCGCACGCGCTATTGTGGTTGCTTATGATATTGGAACGGAACCACAAGCCCTATTTTATTATGAGAAACTGGGTGTTATCAGTTCGCGCCATCTGAAGCCGTTTGATCATGAGCATGATGGGACCTTGCTGGCTGAAGGTGCAGCTGCTTTAGTTCTCGAAAGTGAAGAAAGTGCGCGGAAACGTTCTGCTGTTTGCTATGGAGAAATCATGGCGGGAACTTCCGCCTCAGAAGCTTCTGGTTTGTTTTCAATAGAGACGGAAGGAACTCATTTGGTTTCAATGCTGAAGGAGACCCTGGCCAATCAACAAATCGAGACAACGGATATTGGGTTAGTTGTTGCGCATGGGAATGGCAATAAAAAATCGGATGTAAGCGAAGCTCAGGCTATTCATACTCTCTTTGGTGGGTATAAGGTTCCTGTAACGGCATTTAAATGGTCTATGGGGCATACTATTTGCGCTTCAGGTGTTTTAGACACCGTTCTGGCAACCTATGCGCTGAGGACAAGATGCATTCCTGGCATTGCCAATTTTGAAAAGCCGGCTTTGGGATGTGAGCAGCTTAGTATTTCGTCAACAGAACGGAAGATGGAAAACGATAAATCCCACGCTTTAATTGTTAACCGCGGTTATGCCAGTATAAATGCTTGCTTAGTGGTTAAAGCTTGTGACTGATTTAACAAAAAAAATAAATGCTTTGCCATTGTCTTTAGCTGGCAAAATCTTATATCGTTTCTTGCCTTATCGAAGACGGGTTGTTATGAGTAATATCAATCAAGTCTTTGGTGCTCTTTTAACGGAACAACAGCAAATTCATTTGGCTAAATCTTTTTATTCCCATCTTGCTACCTCCCTAAAAGAAATGATTCAGCTGCGTTTTATGAGTGAAGAAAAATTACGGCAGCGGGTAGAAGTGCGGGGTCATGAGCGGTTATTACGTGTTGCGGAACAAGGCCAAGGTGTTTTGATTCTCACTGGGCATTTTGGCAGCTGGGAGTATGCTCCTATTGGTGGGATTTTGAATTTTAAGCAATTTCAGGGGCAATTTCATTTTATCCGCCGGACATTAGGTAATAAGTTTATCGAGCGTATGTTGTTTGGCCGATATTATCGTGCAGGTCTTAATGTCATCCCTAAGAAAAATTCTCTCCAGCAAGTTTGTGACGCGCTGGAGCAAAATCATGCCGTTGTTTTTGTTCTTGATCAGCATGCCTCATTGGTCAATCGTGATGGAGTCGCTGTTGAGTTTTTTGGTAAGAAGGCAGGAACCTATCGTAGTTTGGCCAGTTTCGCAAGACATACTGGAATCCCAGTGATCCCGGCCGCCGGTTATCGTCTTGATAATAGACACCATGTATTAGAATTCTATGAACCGATTGTATGGCAACACTATGATGATGCTCAGGAAGCTATTTACCGCAATACTTTGGAATACAATCGTGCATTAGAGCGTATTATTTTGGCTCATCCTGAGCAATGGATGTGGCTGCATAAACGATGGAAATTAAAAGAATAGACCTCTTACATAACCTGTCTCTTTCGTTGCTGTGTTGCAAACGTTTCTGCGGTGCTTATTGACTCCATGTAAACCCTGCTTCTTAAAATCGTTTACGTCTTGCCCTAAAACAAGATAATAAAGTTTGATGAGTGTTTATTTTTGCCAAAACTGGCGGGAAAATAAAATAAGCAGAGAGAAAATTTCCAAGCGGCCAGCAATCATAGCAAACATGAGTACCCATTTGCTGGGTAAATTAAGATCTGCAAAAGTGATGCTAATGGTTCCAATACCTGCACCAGCATTGGCAAGTGTGGCAGTAATGGCTGAAAAGGTGGTTATAAAATCATTACCTAAGGCAAGTAAGAGGATCATGAGTGTCAAAAATAATGCAATAAAAACGGAAATAAATCCCCACATGGACTGTAAAACAGGCTCAGCCAAAGTATGATTGCCAAATTTGATAGGAATGACGCCATGAGGGTGTAAAAGACGAGACATTTCTCGTTTACTTTGCTTATAGAGAAGTAAAGCTCTTAACATTTTTATGCCACCGCTGGTTGAAGCGGCACAGCCGCCAATGATGGCTAAAAATAAAATTAATATGGGTATAAACGTTGGCCAAGTTCCAAAGGGTGCAGAGATAAAGCCTGTGGTGGTCGCTAATGAAATCACATTGAATAGGCTTTTAATAAGGGCATGATGATTGGCATGAAAAAAACCGTAACACACTAGCCCAAGCACCACAATAAAACTTGCGATAAATAATACACGGATGTAACAACGAAATTCTTCATCCTGCCAATAATGTTTGAGCGTACGTTTTTTTAAAGCAATAAAATGCAAGGCAAAATTTGTACCGCCTAATAACATAAAAAAACAGGCAATGAGCTCAATGGTATTGCTTTGGTAATAAGAAAAACTGGCATCGTGCATGGAAAACCCTCCCGTTGAAACGGTGGCAAAACTCTCTCCCAATGCATCGAACCAATCCATGCCAGCAAGCGAATAGCATGCCATGCACAACAAGGTTAATAAAAAATAAATAAACCACAAGGCTTTCGCGGTCTGAGCAATGCGAGGGGTCAGCTTTGTTTCCTTCATAGGCCCTGGCGTTTCTGCACGATATAACTGCATCCCACCGACCCCAAGCATGGGCAAAATGGCTACTGCTAAAACGATGATTCCCATTCCACCTAAAAATTGCAGTTGCTGTCGATAATATAAAAGCGCATGAGGCAGAGCCTCAATATTAGTGATGATGGTGGCGCCTGTGGTGGTAAAACCGGAAACAGATTCGAACAGTGCATCCGTCATGCTAGGGGTGTGGAGTGCAAATAAAAAGGGTAAAGAAGCAAAAAAACATAATACAAACCAGAATAAGACAACAATCAAGAAGCCGTCGCGAATTTTTAATTCCTGGCGATGCTTGTGAAACATGAGCCATAAACTGGCGCCTGTACTTGCTGTGCAAAGAAATGCGGCTATAAATGGAACCCAGAAATGTTCATGAAAAATAAAATTAAAAGGCAATGGAGTTAACATGCTCAAACTGAACATCATGAGCAATAAACCAATTAATCGTAGAATGGTTCTAATTTGCATAAAATTTTAAATTTCTATTCTACAAAACTTAAATTGACCTGGAAGAGTGATTCCAACTGGCGTACATAACGTTTTTTTAATAGAAGTAATATAACATGGTCTTCCGCTTCCAGTTTAAAATCTTGGTTTGCAATATATACTTTTTCCCCACGAACGATGGCAGCTATCAAGCAGGTTGGTGGTAATTTGATTTCGTCTAATCTTCGACCAATAACTTGTGAAGTATGCTCATCACCGTGGATGATTAATTCAATGGCTTCCGCTTCATCATGCAATCGATAGACCTTAACCATATTTCCGCGGCGTAATTTGGTGAGAATGCTGCCAATGGTAATGAGCTGAGGTGAAATGGCATGATCAATAGTGCTGTCATCGATTAAATCCACATAGGCTCCACGATTGACCAAGGCCATGACATGTCTTGTGCCCAAGCGTTTCGCCTGAAGGCAAGACATGATATTTGCTTCATCATCATTGGTGACTGCGCAAAATACATCCGTGAATTCAATATTTTCATTGATAAGAAGATCTCTATCTGCAATATCTCCTTGTAAAACAGTGGATTTATGCAATTGGGAAGCAAGATTATTGGCGCGCTCCAAATTATGCTCAATCACTTTAATGCGATAGTGGTTTTCAAGCGTTTGTGCCAATTTACAGCCGATATGACCTCCTCCCGCTATCATGATGCGGCGATTGGGATGCGTATAACGACCTAAAGCAATCAAGACTTGCTGAATGGCTTGGGGAGAAGCAATGAATAATACATCATCGCCTTTTGCTATCACACAATCGTCTTGCAAAGGAATAGCTGTATTATTACGAAATAAGGCAACTACTCCTGCCTCAATGGCACTCAAGTGCTGGTCCAACTGAGCGATCGTTTTTCCAATAATGACTCCATCGGGCTTAATGGTCACCAATAATACTTTGCCATCAGCAAAATCAAGCACTTGTGATGCTCCTGGGTAATCAATCAGATTAACAATATGTTCAGTCACCAATTGTTCCGGGCTGATGCATACATCAACCGGGATATGATCGTTGGTAAATAATCCAGGGTATTGATAATAATTACGAGAGCGGATTCTTGCTATTTTGTTCGGAGTACGAAAGAGACTGTAGGCAATTTGACAGCCCATCATGTTAATTTCATCGCTGTCGGTGACGGCTATTAACATGTCTGCTTGTTGGATGCCTGCTTCAATTAATACATTAGGATGCGAGGCGCTGCCTTGAACCGTTTTGATATCCAAGCGATGCTGTAATTCTCGCAAACGCTCGCCGTTGACATCGACCAAAGTAATATCATTATCTTCATGAGCAAGATTATGGGCTAAGGTCCCGCCTACTTGTCCGGCTCCCAGGATTACAATACGCATCGTGTTTGCCTAAGTATGATGGTCATGATAGGAGTGTCCCTTCATAAATGAAGACCGCAGGGCCTGTTAAAAAAATATCACCGGTGGTTTGTGGCCACTGAACCAATAACTCGCCTCCTGGCAAACTAACACGGATTTGCTCTGTTAATTGATGATAAAGTCGGCCGATAGCAGCAGCTGCCACAGCACCGCTGCCACAAGCTTTTGTTTCACCACAGCCGCGCTCATAGACTCGCAATTGAATATGATCATGAGTAACCACATGCATGAAACCAACGTTGGTTTGTTCTGGAAATAATGGATGTTCGCTAATCCACTTGCCCCATGCATGCACAGGTGCTGACTCAATACGGTCGACAAGAACAACCGCATGAGGATTGCCAACGTTGACTGCATGGAAATAACACGGAGTTTGGTTTTCTAATGGCAAGGAATATAGTGGTTTTTGTAAATCTATTAATAATGGAATTGAGGCAGGATTGAATTTGGGCATTCCCATATTGACGGTAACTGTTTCATCGTCGTTAAGTTGCAATTGCATACGTGTGGTTGATGTTGCAACGGTTATCAGGGTTTTGTCAGTTAATTGATAATACTTTAAAAAACGCGCGAGGCATCTGGCCCCATTGCCGCACTGGCCCACTTCTTTGCCATTAGCATTAAAGATGCGATAAAAAAATCAATACCGGTTTCCTGACTGGCTTCAACCATTAAGCATTGATCGAAACCAATGCCAGTATCACGTTGACTTAGAGTAGCTATTTGTTGGGGGCTAAGTAAAACGTTCTGACGTATGGCATCGATCACCATAAAATCGTTTCCTAGTCCATGCATTTTTGTAAATCGAATGGTCATTATTTATCAGTGGTTTGTTGATGCGTGTTAGGTAAATAGAGCGGACCTTTTTGACCGCAGGCCGATAATTGTAAAATTATCATGAAAGCAAAAAAAATGTGATTGAGTGTTTTCATCACGCTCTTCCAGTTCAGATGATTGTGATAATTAAGAAATCATATAGGGTCTGTTTACATACCATTTTGCGTTTGAATGAGGTGAATAGCAAGCTCCCTCATAAATTCAAACATAAAAATAGCACCAGTCAGCTAAATTTGCAGTTGTGAAAATGCAAGATAAACAGACTTTCAATAGTATAGCATATTATGCGGCAATATCTTGCCGCTATTTAGCTCAGTCATCTTGTGTTTTTCTGTTTTGTACTAAATACGTTTGTTTTTCGAATCTTATCAACTTGCCAGACATTTGAAAAAACGGCTGCATGCTAAGATTTATAATGGTAGAGGTTATCTTTTCTATTCAGAATAATATTAATGATATTTCTACCTTGCCAGGCGCTTTTGCATTGGCGATAATTCGGCTTTTTTATTGGAGAAATTTTGAACGTGTATATCAAAGACCCACAGCAACAGCCTCAAGCTTGTGTGATTTGGATGCATGGTTTGGGTGCTGATGCTCAGGATATGGCTGGTTTGGCTGAACAATTAGCATTAAACTTACCAGTCCGGCACGTATTTTTAAATGCCCCCGTGCGGCCAGTTACTTTAAACAATCATATGCCTATGCGTGCTTGGTATGATCTCATCAATAGGGATTTAACGGGGCGTGAAGACAAGAATGGCATTTTACAATCTAAAAACTTCATTCAACAGGTGATTGCTAATCAGCTGGCTGATGGATTTGCTTCAAATCAGATTTTTTTAGCCGGATTTTCACAAGGTGGGGCTATGGCTTTATTTACGGGCATATGCATACCGGAACCTCTGGCTGGAATAATTGTTTTATCCGCTTATCTGCCATTAGTGGCAGAATGTAAACCTAATCAACACGTTGAGTCACCTATCTTTATAGCCAGTGGCAAATATGATCCCATCGTCTTGCCAACCTGGACTCAACAAAGCGCGGCATGGTTAACCGCACAAGGATATCAAAAAATTAGCATGCATGAATATTCCATGGAGCATGCGGTTTGCCATGAAGAAATTGCGGATATACGGCGGTGGTTAATCCATGAGATTTCAGCCATTCATTGCAAAGGGGGCGAACGATGACTATTGTTAAAAAATCACGCGTTGTGCCTTTCACTTGTGAGCAAATGTATAATCTGGTTAATGATGTAGAGCATTACGATGAATTTTTACCTTTCTTTTCAAAGAGCCTCGTCCATCATCGTGATGAAGACGAAGTACAGGCCACTTTGGTGATTGTTGCAGCAGGGATGAGTAAATCATTTACCACACGCAATCGCTTGCAGGCCAATAAGATGATAGAAATACGATTGGTGGATGGGCCTTTTAGCCATTTGGAAGGCTTTTGGCGGTTTGATGAAGTTCCAGAGGGTTGCCATATTTCTTTTGATCTTGAATTTGATTTTGCGGGTCGTATGCTTTCCATGTTGTTAGGCTCTGTTTTTGAACAAATCAGTGACAAAATGGTTGATGCTTTTTGTGAGCGTGCCAAGGTTTTATATGGTTAAAGTTGAAATCGTGTACGTTCCATTAAATGCTCCCCCGGTTCATAAGCATTTGATGGTAGAAATAGGAACAACCGTGGCACAGGCAATAGATTGTTCCAGAATACAAGTGGACTATCCTGAAACCAAACACATGGCCATTGGAATTTTTGCACGGCAAGTAGCACTTGATAAAATCGTAAAAGAAGGTGACCGTATCGAAATTTACCGGCCGCTGATGATTGATCCTAAGGAAAAAAGACGGGAGCGGGCAAAGCCATAGAACCTGGCCCGCACCAGGAAAATCATGCAGGGGCTCATGATATGAGATTGCTAGTATTTGTCACTTGCTGTTTGCCTGCAAAGGTAGAATATCCCAGTTTATTGCATGGGTTCAAAGACACTTTGCGATCAACGTTGACTGTTTTAATGTGCTATAGGTTGCTCTTCAATTCGAGCCAATCTTCCATGGACAAAATACAAGCTTAAATGACGTTTTTCCATAGGACCGCTTCCTTTACGCCATGTGTAGGCATAATCCCAACGGTCATTATTAAATAAAGGGCTAAGCAAGCTGGTACCCATGAGGATGGCTGTGTCTTCTTTACTCATGCCAATTTTTAAACGTTCGATTTTGGATTGGGGAAGCAAATTTCCCTGTTGGACAACACGTCTTGAGAAATCGTAAGAAGTACAACTTGTGAAGAAGCATAGAAATGCTAAAAGTGTGAGAATGGTTTTAATTCGCATTTTTTTTGCCTGCAGAGAAAAATTTCGCCATAATAGCATGCAATCCATCGAAAGAGTACAGGTGATAACTTAAGGAGTTTGTGTGGGAGAGAGTCAGCAGTTAAAGGATGTCGGACTTAAAATAACAATGCCTCGCCTGAAGGTTTTACAAATTCTTGAACAAGCCAGTGAACATCATCTGAGTGCAGAAGATGTTTATAAGGCTTTATTGGACATGGGTGAAGACGTTGGTTTGGCAACCGTATATCGAGTTCTTGCTCAGTTTGAAGCCGCAGGATTAATTAATCGCCATAATTTTGAAGGTGGATATTCTGTGTATGAATTAAGCCAGGGTGCTCATCATGATCATTTGGTTTGTGTGCAGTGTGGGCGAGTAGAAGAGTTTATGGATGAAATCATTGAAAAACGTCAGAAAATAATTGCCGAGCAGGCTCGTTTTAAGATGACGGATCACGCTTTGAATATTTATGGGATATGCCCCGATTGTCTGGCAGAAAAAAAGCATTCAAAGCAAGATGTGACGTAAGTCTTTCTTTAAAGAAAAAGAAGTTCTAATTCATCAGGCTGTGCAAAATTGTTATCATTCAAGCATCGATGGGAGGGTTTGCGCCTGTTCTATCCATGATTCAATTTTTGTCATGCTGGGCATTGCTCGCACTAGGTTGGCTTGCTCATTGACTTGCAGCATGGTTTGAAATAGCTTTTCGGGGGTAAACTGTGCAAGAGTCTGTACTGAGTCTACTCCACTGAATTCCAGGAGTTCTGCATACTCTTCCCCTATGCCATTAATTCTTGCCAAATCAGCTTGCTGAGTCCATTTGAGAATTAATTTTGGGTTAATTCCTGTTTCTTTTGCCAATGCTTGTCGTCCGCTACGCTGACTACAGGCTGCAAGTAATTGCTCTTGATCTTCTATACCGGCTTTTTGTAATAGTTCCCTGAACTTTACACCTATACTTTCCAGTTGGGATAACTTGTACACGGTGGCTCCATGAATTTTGCGAGGTACACTATAAGTATATACTGCCCGGGAAAATCAAAGGGAGCCAAATCATATTTTTTTACAGGGTGACTAGGGTGACTAAAGCAACTGCAGCAAATCTTGCAAGCTACTTGTCAGAATGTGGATTAACTGATTAAACGTCTCTTTGTTTTTCATCAATGCCTGATTACTTTCCACTTCAATACCCAGGTAATTTTTTTGATGATGTTGTTTGCGAAGAGCCGTGGTGAAACCATCGCTTGTTCCTTGATAAGGATAATTAAGACGTACGCGATAAGCAGCTGGTCGGTGTATGAGTAAATTTTGCCAGATGCGAGCTACTTCTTTTTCACCATGCCGCTTGGGATCATATAAAAGCGACATGGCGGCGTTTCGTAGAACGCCGTTAAGCTCTGGTGTAAAGCTGTGAATCGATAAATGTAATACCTGCTGTCCTTGATGAATATGATTAGCAATTATTTGTTCAGTTCGTTGCCGGAAAGGCAAATAATACTTTTCTACGATGGTTTGTCTATCTTGCTTTGACAGCGAGCGAGTGAATTCCGAAAAACATTTAGGATTGGTTAAGCTGCGATTGCAATCAATCAATAAACGGGTAATTGTTGTTTTTGTATAATCGCAACCAAACGTTTGGCTTAACTGTTCGGCAATTTCACATGCTCCAATATCGAAGGCACGATGCGTTTGTAAAACAGCTTCTTGTTGGGAAAACAAATGCCAATACTCATCAGGGACGTCATTACCGGCATGTTCACAGCTTAATACTAATACGGTTGGTTTCATAATGCATTAAATAATTGATTGTTTATCAAACAATGTCCCAATTGACGATAAACGCGTTGTATCGTTGATCTGCTAAAATCATTTCCACAAGCACGTAATATACGCTCACTCAAATTACCATGCCTTAAAATATGTTCTAGGGCATGCTGACTGGTATTATCCAGATCGCTGGATGCTTTTTCTATCAGTGACGACCAGACATCACGAATGCTCATGTTGCGTTTGGGAAGCTGCCACTGTGTTAAAACTTCCATATCGTCAATGTGTACGGACAAACCTTTTTTAATGCTTTGATCGTAGATTGACTTCAGTTTTTTGGTTTCGCAGACAGGTTTTGTATGAATCGGTGATTGGGAATACCAATATTTGAGAATAGCATGGATGGCCTGAGCGATTGCAATATCTGCTTGCACACATTCTTGAGAATCAATGATTCGAATTTCAACGGCTTTGCTTTCAAATTTGGCAATGGCACCACGAGAATTCAACCATTCAAATTGCAGAATACCTTGAGAGTCCCAGGCATTTATATCGCGATACATTGGTTTTAAAATCTCTAGCTCATACTGTGCCTCGGAGCAGATAAATTCAGGAATAATATCGCCAC
This genomic interval from Legionella oakridgensis ATCC 33761 = DSM 21215 contains the following:
- a CDS encoding glutamate-cysteine ligase family protein; amino-acid sequence: MSNYSLFSVLGIEIEYMLVDRNTLSVQPKSDLILHTLAGELVNEIALDEIAVSNELVMHVLELKNNGPKSPTTPIANQFQQTILQLQPLLAQHNLQFLPTGAHPWMNPLLETQRWPHGNKSIYQQYDQIFNCQGHGWANLQSMHVNLPFANDEEFCQLHNTIRLLLPLLPAIAASTPFLDGKSTGFLDSRLFYYGKNQERIPSISGDIIPEFICSEAQYELEILKPMYRDINAWDSQGILQFEWLNSRGAIAKFESKAVEIRIIDSQECVQADIAIAQAIHAILKYWYSQSPIHTKPVCETKKLKSIYDQSIKKGLSVHIDDMEVLTQWQLPKRNMSIRDVWSSLIEKASSDLDNTSQHALEHILRHGNLSERILRACGNDFSRSTIQRVYRQLGHCLINNQLFNAL